The following coding sequences lie in one Glycine soja cultivar W05 chromosome 16, ASM419377v2, whole genome shotgun sequence genomic window:
- the LOC114388996 gene encoding probable serine/threonine-protein kinase PIX13, whose product MGLCFSSSSSTPHSSSLNRPQQYSGSASTDTKNVGFSATTSSAGKSQFSEIASGSINSSQGSLPLPLPSPDGQILERPNLKVFSFGDLKSATKSFKSDTLLGEGGFGRVYKGWLDEKTLSPAKAGSGMVVAIKKLNPESTQGFQEWQSEVNFLGRLSHPNLVKLLGYCWDDDELLLVYEFLPKGSLENHLFRRNPNIEPLSWNTRLKIAIGAARGLAFLHASEKQVIYRDFKASNILLDLNFNAKISDFGLAKLGPSGGQSHVTTRVMGTYGYAAPEYIATGHLYVKSDVYGFGVVLLEILTGMRALDTKRPTGQQNLVEWTKPLLSSKKKLKTIMDAKIVGQYSPKAAFQAAQLTVKCLEHDPKQRPSMKEVLEGMEAIEAIHEKSKESKTRNSYQSPRQRVVRV is encoded by the exons ATGGGTCTCTGCTTCTCCTCCTCTTCATCCACACCTCACTCCTCTTCCCTCAACCGCCCTCAGCAGTACTCAG GCTCAGCGAGCACTGACACCAAGAACGTGGGATTCTCCGCCACCACGAGCAGCGCCGGGAAGAGCCAATTCTCGGAGATCGCGAGTGGGAGCATCAACAGCAGCCAAGgctctcttcctcttcctcttccttctcCCGATGGCCAGATTCTAGAAAGGCCGAACCTGAAGGTGTTCAGCTTCGGAGACCTGAAATCTGCCACCAAGAGTTTCAAGTCCGATACATTGCTCGGTGAAGGCGGGTTCGGAAGAGTTTACAAGGGATGGTTGGATGAGAAGACCCTCTCCCCGGCCAAAGCTGGCTCCGGAATGGTCGTTGCCATCAAAAAGTTGAACCCCGAAAGCACGCAAGGCTTCCAAGAGTGGCAG TCAGAAGTGAACTTTTTAGGAAGGCTTTCTCACCCCAACCTGGTCAAGTTGTTGGGTTATTGTTGGGACGATGATGAGCTTCTTCTTGTGTATGAATTCTTGCCAAAGGGAAGCTTGGAGAATCATCTTTTCAGAA GAAATCCTAACATAGAACCACTTTCTTGGAACACCCGGCTTAAAATAGCTATTGGTGCAGCTCGGGGATTAGCTTTCTTGCACGCCTCCGAAAAGCAAGTCATATACCGAGACTTCAAGGCCTCAAATATACTTCTCGATTTG AATTTCAATGCAAAAATCTCAGATTTTGGCTTGGCGAAATTGGGGCCTTCTGGGGGACAATCACATGTAACTACCAGGGTCATGGGTACGTATGGTTATGCTGCTCCAGAATACATAGCAACAG GCCACTTGTATGTGAAGAGTGATGTCTACGGATTTGGCGTAGTGCTACTTGAAATACTGACAGGCATGCGGGCACTGGACACAAAACGGCCAACAGGGCAGCAGAACCTAGTTGAATGGACCAAGCCTCttctctcttccaagaaaaagttgaaaacaATAATGGATGCTAAGATAGTGGGTCAATATTCACCCAAGGCAGCGTTTCAAGCAGCACAACTTACTGTAAAATGTCTAGAACATGACCCCAAACAACGTCCTTCCATGAAAGAAGTGCTTGAGGGAATGGAAGCCATTGAAGCTATCCATGAAAAATCCAAGGAATCCAAAACCCGCAATTCTTATCAATCTCCTCGGCAGAGAGTTGTGAGAGTATAA